The Methanoregula sp. sequence TCCAGGTTTTCAGATAACTTAGGTGGGGCCTTGTCGAGGGGAATATCCCTTTTGCCACGGTTACAATCAAAGCAGGCCGTAAGGAGATTGTTTATATCATCCTTACCGCCCTTTGATTTTGGGTCGATATGGTCTAATTCAAGGATAACTTCAGGGGGGGTTTTGCCGCAGTAACAACACTGAAAACCATCACGCTTAAATACTTCAAACCGCACTTTTTTGGAAATTGACATCACACTACCTCCGCTTGCCTGGACAGGCACATAAGAATCCCCGAGTGGGTCCAAGTCAAGCAGAGCTGACTTCCGGTCCTCGCGGATACCGGCCACTCAGGGAAATTAGAGTTTAAAGGATAATTATTTTCTCTGCAAGACTTGGACATCTACATTATCCCCAAAAACCACCTAACAGTCAAGGATTTATCAGAAACAACTCTCATCTCTCCGCCCTCTCAAACGTCGCATTGTGCCCGCTAATGTAGGCCCTGTACTCGCCCTTAATCCAGCCCTTTGAGCGATCCGTGCGCCAGTTTTTGACGGTCGGCCGGCCGCATCCGCAGGCGCATAACCCCGGCAGCACCCCCATCGGCAACTCCGGCTGCAACACCGCCTCGAGACGCTCTAAGGCCCTGAGCAACTTCACGGCCCAACGGGGGATAGGATTCTGACCATTTTCCCATGCGTACACGGTAGAGGGGGCCACCCCCAGGTACGCCGCGAACTCCACCTGGTTCATAGCCGCCATTGACGCAATGATTGGCTAGTCAAAGTTTAGGGCTCCTAAAGCCCGCATTGACAGGGTGGGTATGCTAGTTCCTCAAATAAAAAGGAATCTGGTTCATTAACTATTTCTCTAAACGGCTTTCCTAAACTATAATAAGGACCCTTCTTTAGTTCCTTAATATTACGTTCTTCCAATGCGACCAATTTACAGAACATATCAGGGTGTTTTCGCCGCATTTCTTTGACTTGGGCAACTCGTTGGAATGGACAGATAAAACAGCCTGACCTATGGGGGATAGGAAGCCTATGAGCCTTAATTATCTCAATACACCCCTGCCGGGTGATTCCCCGCTCAATAAGAGGCCAGCGATTTTCCACCCCGCTATCGGTTGCTAATCTGGCCCGATGGGATTCGTCGGCAT is a genomic window containing:
- a CDS encoding HNH endonuclease, whose translation is MAGIREDRKSALLDLDPLGDSYVPVQASGGSVMSISKKVRFEVFKRDGFQCCYCGKTPPEVILELDHIDPKSKGGKDDINNLLTACFDCNRGKRDIPLDKAPPKLSENLEVLKLKEEQLKEYRKFVKKLERQKNADIELINEIYSSFYPEYELAEKFRSVSVKQFLDKLPLHEVEDAMRKACYKFESGNSADRENAIKYFCGVCWGKIKRDGRESKKY